A single window of Acetohalobium arabaticum DSM 5501 DNA harbors:
- a CDS encoding DUF6951 family protein has translation MAKVKVSVEAGICGFTTFITADADGMEEVELNIESDCEQVQQVQEEINSVNAMSMLSNKKPHETEVYQVLAAHLKHVSCPVYSGCFKAVEVAAGMALPEDVKIEIEK, from the coding sequence GTGGCTAAAGTAAAAGTATCAGTTGAAGCAGGAATCTGTGGCTTTACTACTTTTATTACAGCAGATGCTGATGGAATGGAGGAAGTAGAGTTAAATATTGAATCGGACTGTGAACAGGTTCAGCAGGTTCAAGAGGAGATTAATTCAGTGAATGCTATGTCTATGTTATCCAACAAAAAGCCTCATGAAACAGAGGTTTATCAGGTGTTGGCTGCTCATTTAAAGCATGTTTCCTGTCCAGTCTATTCTGGATGCTTTAAAGCAGTTGAAGTAGCAGCAGGAATGGCTCTACCAGAAGATGTTAAGATAGAGATAGAAAAATAA
- the murI gene encoding glutamate racemase, with the protein MKIGFFDSGVGGITVLKEALKVLPNKDYIYYADTANVPYGTKPKEEVKHYVFDAVDFITDQGINALVIACNTATSVAVNDLRDEFQFPIIGMEPAVKPAVEKNKTKKVLVTATPLTLQEEKLWELVAKIGSKDIIDSLPLPKLVEFAENFIFDEETILSYLEERFSSYDLNRYSSIVLGCTHFIFYRRLFRKIIPDDVEIIDGNRGAVKQLKRQLKAPEHKSGTGEIIFYSSKKGNEDNIALREYIRLLD; encoded by the coding sequence ATGAAGATTGGCTTTTTTGATTCCGGAGTAGGTGGAATTACAGTCTTAAAAGAGGCCTTGAAGGTATTACCTAATAAAGATTATATATATTATGCAGATACAGCAAATGTTCCTTATGGTACTAAACCTAAAGAAGAAGTAAAGCATTATGTCTTTGATGCGGTTGATTTTATTACTGATCAAGGAATAAATGCTTTAGTGATAGCCTGTAATACTGCTACTAGTGTTGCAGTAAATGATCTACGCGATGAATTTCAGTTTCCTATTATAGGTATGGAACCGGCAGTTAAACCGGCTGTAGAGAAGAATAAAACTAAGAAGGTTTTGGTAACAGCAACTCCCTTAACACTTCAAGAAGAAAAGCTTTGGGAGTTAGTTGCTAAAATAGGCTCTAAAGACATTATTGATTCTTTGCCGCTTCCTAAATTAGTTGAGTTTGCTGAAAATTTTATATTTGATGAAGAAACTATACTTTCTTATTTAGAAGAAAGATTTTCATCATATGACCTGAATCGATATAGTTCAATTGTTCTGGGCTGTACTCATTTTATATTTTATAGAAGATTATTTAGAAAGATTATTCCTGATGATGTTGAGATAATTGATGGGAATCGTGGAGCAGTAAAACAGCTTAAGAGACAATTAAAAGCACCAGAACATAAATCTGGAACTGGGGAAATTATCTTTTATTCTTCGAAAAAAGGAAATGAAGATAATATAGCTTTAAGAGAATATATAAGGTTATTGGATTAA
- a CDS encoding RNA-guided endonuclease InsQ/TnpB family protein, translating into MKLAKYFIHKPNQTQQIVLGCLAYASARLYNIGNYQRKNWSKDSDKEYPDWYKQKKQLKENFWYKNLPSQTAQETLKILADNWDSFYQSMEDYQDNSDKYNGEPNPPNYKPKDSKFNFRYLNNGFKIIDGKLRLSIPKQLKKYLKEEYSITNKFLWIRVPNELLSSNRDVLNSTTRIEFKPLSDDTYKVILTYKVDTPTIKEDNGNYLSIDLGINNLMTCYSNQNQESFIIDGGQYLAINRYFDKKIKHYQSILNGQGKKTSKRIQQLYKKRRKQLFHLIHSATKKVVDYCIKHNISRVIVGDIKNIRDDADLGKQNNQKTP; encoded by the coding sequence TTGAAGTTAGCTAAATATTTTATTCATAAACCTAATCAAACCCAACAAATTGTATTAGGTTGTTTAGCTTATGCTAGTGCTAGGTTATATAATATCGGCAATTATCAACGTAAAAATTGGTCTAAAGATAGTGATAAAGAGTATCCTGATTGGTATAAACAAAAAAAGCAATTAAAAGAAAATTTTTGGTATAAAAATTTACCTTCTCAAACAGCACAGGAAACACTTAAAATTTTAGCTGATAACTGGGATAGTTTTTATCAAAGTATGGAGGATTATCAAGATAATTCTGATAAATATAACGGTGAGCCTAATCCACCTAATTATAAACCTAAAGACAGCAAATTTAACTTCCGTTATCTCAATAATGGTTTTAAAATTATTGATGGTAAGTTAAGATTATCTATTCCTAAACAGTTAAAAAAGTATCTAAAAGAGGAATACTCTATTACCAACAAATTCTTATGGATAAGAGTGCCTAATGAGCTGTTATCCAGTAATAGAGATGTCCTTAACTCAACTACTAGAATTGAGTTTAAACCTTTAAGCGATGATACTTATAAGGTAATCTTAACTTATAAAGTAGATACTCCTACTATTAAAGAAGATAACGGTAATTATTTAAGTATTGATCTAGGCATTAATAATCTAATGACTTGTTACAGTAATCAAAATCAGGAAAGCTTTATTATTGACGGTGGACAATATTTAGCTATTAATCGTTATTTTGATAAAAAAATCAAACATTATCAATCTATTTTGAATGGTCAAGGTAAAAAGACTTCTAAACGTATCCAACAATTATATAAAAAACGACGCAAACAGCTTTTTCATTTAATCCATAGTGCAACTAAAAAAGTAGTTGACTATTGTATTAAACATAATATATCTAGAGTAATCGTTGGTGATATAAAAAATATTCGTGATGATGCTGACCTAGGTAAACAGAACAATCAAAAAACTCCATAA
- a CDS encoding zinc ribbon domain-containing protein, with translation MEYKLNLQGITLIKNSEKYTSQCSPYSKKVTKKYADKSNRIKRGLYVDKNNNQAFNADSVGSFNILRKYLQQRRKGKDITLQVKGLSNPVKYSWNDHQFAA, from the coding sequence TTGGAGTATAAACTTAACTTACAGGGAATTACTTTAATTAAGAATAGTGAAAAATATACCAGTCAATGCAGCCCTTACAGTAAAAAAGTAACTAAAAAATATGCCGATAAGTCTAATCGTATTAAACGTGGATTATATGTAGACAAAAATAATAATCAAGCCTTTAATGCCGATAGTGTAGGTTCATTTAATATCTTACGCAAATACTTACAGCAGCGACGTAAAGGAAAAGATATTACTTTGCAGGTTAAAGGTTTATCAAATCCAGTTAAATATAGCTGGAATGATCATCAATTTGCAGCTTAA
- a CDS encoding ferritin has translation MLSDRLLEALNDQMNFEFLSAHYYLAMGAYCAEQDFDGFAHFFWVQAEEERFHAEKFYNFINEKGERAVIDAISKPQNDFDSLKDVFTTALEHEQEVTKRIYDLMDIATEESEYSTVNFLDWFVEEQVEEEDTMEGIIKKIDRLGEKGQGIFMLDQELAQRTFDPANADQEE, from the coding sequence ATGTTATCAGACAGATTATTAGAAGCCCTAAATGACCAAATGAATTTTGAATTCTTATCAGCCCATTATTACCTAGCAATGGGAGCTTATTGTGCTGAACAGGATTTTGATGGCTTTGCCCATTTTTTCTGGGTACAGGCTGAAGAAGAACGATTCCACGCAGAAAAATTCTATAACTTTATTAATGAAAAAGGAGAACGAGCAGTAATTGATGCTATTTCAAAACCGCAAAATGATTTTGATTCTCTCAAAGATGTCTTTACAACTGCTCTTGAGCATGAACAGGAAGTAACAAAAAGAATCTATGATTTAATGGATATTGCTACTGAAGAAAGCGAATATTCTACAGTTAACTTCCTTGATTGGTTTGTTGAAGAACAAGTTGAAGAAGAGGATACTATGGAAGGAATTATTAAGAAGATAGATCGTTTAGGTGAAAAGGGACAGGGTATCTTTATGCTAGATCAAGAATTGGCCCAAAGAACCTTCGATCCTGCCAATGCAGATCAAGAAGAATAA
- a CDS encoding desulfoferrodoxin: MEVREVFKCDICGNVVELLQAGAPALVCCGEDMKKLEAQTEDSSVEKHVPVVEETDDGIKILIGSTLHPMEDDHLIRFIEVLTEDKVLRAEFKAGDEPKAVFNVDQDEVIEVREFCNLHGLWKA, encoded by the coding sequence ATGGAAGTTAGAGAAGTATTTAAGTGTGATATCTGTGGAAATGTTGTAGAACTGCTTCAGGCTGGAGCACCGGCTTTAGTCTGTTGTGGTGAAGATATGAAGAAGCTAGAGGCTCAAACTGAGGATTCATCCGTTGAAAAGCATGTACCAGTAGTAGAAGAAACTGATGATGGAATAAAAATATTAATTGGCTCTACTCTACATCCTATGGAAGATGACCATTTAATTAGATTCATTGAAGTCTTGACTGAGGATAAAGTATTGAGAGCAGAATTTAAAGCAGGTGATGAACCGAAGGCAGTATTCAATGTTGACCAAGATGAAGTAATTGAAGTAAGAGAATTTTGTAACCTACATGGTTTATGGAAAGCATAA
- the rbr gene encoding rubrerythrin, with protein MSELKGTETEKNLLKSFAGESQARNRYDYFASQAKKEGYNQISNIFKETARNEKEHAKRVFKFLKGGEVEVTAAFPAGVIGTTVENLEAAAAGENHEHTSMYPEFAEVAEEEGFTEIAKVFREIAEAEEAHEERFLALLNNIKNDRVFKREEEVRWKCGNCGYVHDGKEAPEVCPACAHPQSYFELKEENY; from the coding sequence ATGTCAGAATTAAAAGGAACAGAAACAGAAAAGAATCTATTAAAATCATTTGCAGGTGAGTCTCAAGCACGAAATAGGTATGATTACTTTGCTTCGCAAGCAAAGAAAGAAGGCTATAATCAAATATCTAATATTTTCAAAGAGACTGCTCGCAATGAGAAAGAACATGCTAAAAGAGTCTTTAAATTTCTAAAAGGCGGTGAAGTTGAAGTTACAGCTGCTTTTCCAGCTGGTGTAATTGGTACTACAGTTGAGAATTTAGAAGCAGCAGCTGCTGGAGAGAATCATGAGCATACCAGTATGTATCCTGAATTTGCTGAAGTAGCTGAAGAAGAAGGTTTTACAGAGATTGCAAAGGTCTTTAGAGAAATTGCAGAAGCAGAAGAAGCTCATGAAGAGAGATTTTTAGCTTTATTGAATAATATAAAGAATGATAGAGTCTTTAAGCGAGAAGAAGAGGTGCGTTGGAAGTGTGGTAATTGTGGATATGTCCATGATGGAAAGGAAGCACCAGAAGTTTGTCCCGCTTGTGCTCATCCACAGTCTTATTTCGAATTAAAGGAAGAAAATTATTAA
- a CDS encoding ankyrin repeat domain-containing protein — translation MKKKLQLIILLSVITTLALNFTVYADNDYNSLLFEGVKTNKLSKVKEALENGANISARNDKGETPLKLAVAQGYFGLVEFLHKEKKAKVNTKDNNDITPLMEAAFDGNLKLMKYLVAEGAELEAKDKDGWTALKYGINQGHIETIDYLLNAGAEINTKDKRGRTALMTAVDYGKLEVVRYLTREYLVRLSAINVQDERGWTPLMIAAYRGDLEAARYLVEAGAYLNTQNKNGWTPLMKAAYEGHTQVANYLIKAGADIDAQNQEGWTPLMEAAYKGHIQIVKKLVQSGSYIDAKNSNGWTSLMVAANEGYLEVVDYLVSQEADIEAENKNGWTPLMKAAYEGHIQVVDYLIEAGADIDAQNKNGWTSLMSAIYNGEVEPVKLLIQQEADLGGRDKRGYTALRMAVLNGRLQMVKILVEAGIDIGIRDYSGWPLLKSAVMKENYEVADYLLVSGADIDAENKEGWTTLHLAVAKGRLEPVKYLVKNGANIKAQNKAGQTPLHLAAEEGKIDVLDYLLTKDVSIDLRNNRGRTALFTAVDENNQKIVKFLLGQGADIEARTDQGRTPLIFAASSGRLEIVKYLVDQGADLNAADNRNWTPLMAAAAEERLRIVEYLISEQNIKLQGPKGEELLRLAARRGELSVIKYLVNREVEITRQDQKGRSPLMLAAQKGYLSVVDYLLERGADLEVRSKNGYTPLMLAASGGNLKVVKYLLDQGAEITVRGKGNETPLMLASYGGSMEIVEFLIDQGAEIKARDESGWSALMFAAYNGKTEIIEYLVDKGARIGIKDDNGWTPLIAAAYNGYLKTVKYLIEAGADIKAKTDNSLTVYEMAVAQEHFEILGFLKEVIEDRNQKNYFNL, via the coding sequence TTGAAAAAGAAGCTGCAGTTAATTATATTACTTTCAGTTATTACTACATTGGCACTAAATTTTACTGTCTATGCTGATAATGATTATAATTCACTTCTGTTTGAAGGTGTAAAGACGAATAAATTGTCGAAAGTTAAAGAGGCGTTAGAGAATGGAGCCAATATTTCAGCTAGGAATGATAAAGGAGAAACGCCATTAAAGTTAGCAGTTGCTCAGGGATATTTTGGGCTAGTAGAATTTTTACATAAGGAAAAAAAGGCTAAAGTTAATACTAAAGATAATAACGACATAACTCCTTTAATGGAGGCTGCTTTTGATGGTAACTTAAAGTTAATGAAGTATTTGGTAGCTGAAGGAGCAGAGCTTGAAGCTAAAGATAAAGACGGATGGACAGCATTGAAGTATGGAATCAACCAGGGACATATAGAGACAATAGATTATCTATTAAATGCTGGAGCTGAGATAAATACTAAAGATAAAAGAGGGCGGACAGCTTTAATGACAGCTGTAGATTATGGAAAATTAGAGGTAGTTAGATATTTAACAAGAGAGTATTTAGTCAGACTATCAGCTATTAATGTTCAGGATGAGCGTGGCTGGACTCCTTTAATGATAGCAGCTTATAGAGGAGATTTAGAGGCGGCTCGATATTTAGTAGAGGCAGGAGCCTATCTAAACACTCAGAATAAAAATGGCTGGACTCCGTTGATGAAAGCGGCTTATGAAGGCCACACTCAGGTAGCGAATTACTTAATAAAAGCAGGAGCAGATATTGATGCACAGAATCAAGAAGGCTGGACACCTCTGATGGAAGCAGCCTATAAAGGGCACATACAGATAGTAAAGAAACTAGTACAATCAGGTAGCTACATTGATGCTAAGAACAGTAACGGCTGGACTTCTTTAATGGTGGCAGCAAATGAAGGATACCTTGAAGTAGTAGACTATTTAGTAAGTCAAGAAGCAGATATTGAAGCTGAAAATAAGAATGGCTGGACTCCGCTGATGAAGGCGGCTTATGAAGGCCACATTCAAGTAGTAGATTACTTAATAGAAGCAGGAGCAGATATTGATGCACAGAATAAGAACGGCTGGACTTCGTTGATGTCAGCTATATATAATGGTGAAGTTGAGCCAGTTAAATTACTAATTCAACAGGAAGCTGACTTGGGGGGTAGAGATAAAAGAGGCTATACAGCTTTGAGAATGGCTGTTTTAAATGGCAGATTACAAATGGTTAAGATTTTAGTAGAAGCAGGTATTGATATTGGTATTAGAGATTACAGCGGCTGGCCTCTTTTAAAGTCTGCTGTTATGAAAGAAAATTATGAAGTAGCCGATTATTTATTGGTTTCAGGAGCAGATATTGATGCTGAAAACAAAGAGGGCTGGACAACATTACATCTGGCTGTAGCTAAAGGGAGGTTAGAACCAGTAAAGTATCTAGTTAAGAATGGAGCCAATATTAAAGCTCAAAATAAAGCCGGCCAGACACCGCTGCATTTGGCAGCAGAGGAAGGGAAAATAGATGTCTTAGATTACTTACTTACTAAAGATGTAAGTATTGATCTTAGAAATAATAGAGGTAGAACAGCTTTATTTACTGCTGTAGATGAGAATAATCAGAAAATAGTAAAGTTCCTTTTGGGGCAAGGAGCAGATATAGAAGCCAGAACAGATCAAGGTAGAACTCCATTGATATTTGCTGCTTCTAGCGGCAGATTGGAGATAGTTAAGTACTTAGTAGATCAGGGAGCAGATTTAAACGCCGCAGATAACCGAAACTGGACGCCGCTTATGGCAGCTGCAGCTGAGGAAAGATTGAGGATAGTTGAGTATTTGATTTCAGAACAGAATATAAAACTGCAGGGTCCTAAGGGAGAAGAACTTCTCAGATTAGCAGCTCGCAGGGGCGAATTATCAGTAATAAAGTATTTAGTAAATAGAGAGGTAGAAATTACTAGGCAGGATCAGAAAGGCCGAAGCCCATTGATGCTGGCAGCCCAGAAGGGGTATTTGTCGGTGGTTGATTATCTGTTAGAGCGAGGAGCTGATTTGGAAGTCAGAAGCAAGAATGGCTATACCCCGCTGATGTTGGCCGCTTCTGGTGGAAATCTTAAAGTAGTGAAGTATCTATTGGACCAGGGAGCTGAGATTACAGTCAGAGGTAAGGGAAATGAAACTCCATTGATGCTTGCTTCCTATGGAGGCAGTATGGAGATAGTTGAGTTTTTAATCGATCAGGGAGCAGAGATTAAAGCCAGAGATGAAAGCGGTTGGTCTGCTTTGATGTTTGCTGCTTATAATGGTAAGACAGAGATAATAGAATACTTAGTAGATAAAGGAGCCCGGATTGGGATAAAGGATGATAACGGTTGGACTCCCTTGATAGCTGCTGCCTATAACGGCTATCTTAAAACAGTAAAGTACTTAATAGAAGCAGGAGCAGATATTAAAGCGAAGACTGATAACTCTTTAACTGTTTATGAAATGGCAGTAGCCCAGGAACATTTTGAAATTTTAGGATTTTTAAAAGAAGTAATAGAGGATAGAAACCAGAAAAATTATTTTAATCTGTAA
- a CDS encoding HD domain-containing phosphohydrolase gives MAEDNHKLFKTALKQISKGIIITNDNNKIIFANEEAKKIKNISQTELIGKDITSVHPDDTQNKIKQIMNSLQQKNVNQFTTIIANQDNQEYLNTTYKLLENENNDYIGTMQILSDKTSQIKFEEEKAKSLHKLEKQVDTLNEQLQDLFISSMTSLVKTLEAKDSYTKGHSLRVCEIATKLAEHKHDVSTEIDKIKLAGKLHDIGKVGTQETILNKSSSLSDSEFNHIKQHPIMSEEILSPIERFKPITKMVRHHHERYDGTGYPDGLKQKEIPLGSRIVSIADSYDAMTSNRPYRSPMNPKEAVREIKENLGTQFDPELGKIFLELFYEGKIEE, from the coding sequence ATGGCAGAAGATAATCATAAATTATTTAAAACAGCATTAAAACAGATTTCAAAAGGTATAATAATCACTAATGACAATAATAAAATTATTTTTGCTAACGAAGAAGCTAAAAAGATCAAAAATATCTCCCAGACAGAATTAATAGGCAAAGATATAACTTCAGTCCATCCTGATGATACCCAAAACAAAATCAAGCAGATTATGAATTCATTACAACAAAAAAATGTAAACCAATTTACTACCATAATTGCTAATCAAGATAACCAAGAATACCTTAATACTACTTATAAACTTTTAGAAAATGAAAATAATGATTATATCGGAACCATGCAAATTTTAAGTGATAAAACTTCTCAGATTAAGTTTGAAGAGGAAAAAGCTAAATCACTACATAAATTAGAGAAACAGGTGGATACCTTAAATGAACAGCTGCAGGATCTCTTTATATCCTCAATGACTAGTTTAGTTAAAACTCTAGAAGCCAAAGACTCCTATACTAAAGGCCACTCCCTGCGCGTCTGTGAAATTGCTACTAAATTAGCTGAACATAAACATGATGTCTCCACTGAAATTGACAAAATAAAACTGGCCGGCAAGTTACATGATATCGGAAAAGTAGGTACTCAGGAAACTATTCTGAATAAATCAAGTAGTCTAAGTGATAGTGAATTTAACCATATCAAACAGCATCCAATTATGAGCGAAGAAATCCTTTCTCCAATCGAAAGATTTAAACCAATTACTAAAATGGTAAGACACCACCATGAAAGATATGACGGTACCGGATATCCCGATGGTCTTAAGCAAAAAGAGATTCCGCTGGGCTCTAGAATTGTTTCCATTGCCGACAGTTATGATGCTATGACTTCAAATCGTCCGTACCGTTCTCCAATGAATCCTAAAGAGGCTGTCCGTGAAATCAAAGAAAACCTAGGAACCCAATTCGATCCTGAATTAGGGAAGATTTTTTTGGAGCTGTTTTATGAAGGAAAGATCGAAGAATAG
- a CDS encoding patatin-like phospholipase family protein: MGEERPTVGLALGAGAAKGIAHIGVLQVLKEADINIDYLAGTSIGSMIGGFYAAGLDLKWIERIAYQINWDLLTDFTVPRQGLIAGKKVKAFVQLLTKSKRFSDLDIPFAAVATDIEKGEEVILQDGLVADAIRASTSIPGVYVPYRIDNRLLVDGAILNRIPVNVVQNLGADVIIGVDVGFDFQENKVNNIFDVILTSIRIMEQEVFDKRIIEADVLIRPEVGYIAPQDLDRAEEAVAAGIEAAQKALPQIKESIERWEEQ, translated from the coding sequence ATGGGGGAGGAGAGACCAACAGTAGGCTTAGCATTAGGAGCAGGTGCTGCTAAAGGAATTGCTCATATTGGTGTATTGCAGGTATTAAAAGAAGCAGATATTAATATAGATTACTTAGCAGGTACTAGTATAGGAAGTATGATAGGGGGATTTTATGCTGCTGGTCTGGATCTTAAATGGATAGAGAGAATAGCTTATCAGATTAACTGGGATCTATTAACAGATTTTACAGTGCCGCGCCAGGGGTTAATAGCAGGAAAGAAAGTTAAAGCTTTTGTTCAGTTGCTAACTAAAAGTAAAAGATTTTCGGATTTAGATATTCCTTTTGCAGCAGTAGCAACTGATATTGAAAAGGGAGAAGAAGTTATTTTACAGGATGGATTAGTAGCTGATGCTATTCGAGCCAGTACTTCAATTCCTGGAGTCTATGTTCCATATCGAATTGATAATAGATTATTAGTTGATGGAGCAATTTTGAATCGGATTCCTGTTAATGTAGTCCAGAATTTAGGAGCAGATGTCATTATTGGAGTTGATGTCGGCTTTGATTTTCAGGAAAATAAGGTAAATAATATCTTTGATGTTATTTTAACATCTATAAGAATTATGGAACAGGAAGTATTTGATAAGAGGATTATAGAAGCAGATGTTTTAATTAGGCCTGAAGTAGGATATATTGCTCCACAGGATTTAGACCGAGCCGAAGAAGCTGTAGCAGCAGGAATTGAGGCAGCCCAAAAGGCATTACCTCAAATTAAAGAGTCAATTGAAAGGTGGGAAGAGCAATGA
- a CDS encoding YlbL family protein, whose translation MINFRSKRVKRVLTVSLIILVAVVLSAVWPTDYYLESPGVAKDLSPLIEVENGYAQNIEGQFRLTAVSLEPASLLEYYYISFFGADGVTLTPLKRQLPSGVDPEEYFEMMQEVMKESQLKAQAVALRQAGYEPTVTGKGAKIVEILEESNARGKLKQDDIIIKVDDKQVNLLTEVVDEIRAREIGEVVKVTVKRGEKEIDYKIKTKELEETPGQASLGVLISSYQRSYDFPVEIKVDAGEIGGPSAGMMFTLEILNQLTAADLTHGYDIAGTGTITLDGKVGEISGIKQKILAAEKEGVDIFLAPDKNYEAAKETATEVKVVAIEDIQAAVQFLNSLE comes from the coding sequence ATGATTAATTTTAGGAGTAAAAGAGTAAAACGTGTTTTAACTGTTAGTTTAATTATTTTAGTAGCAGTTGTCCTTTCAGCAGTCTGGCCTACAGATTATTATTTAGAATCTCCAGGAGTAGCTAAAGATTTATCTCCGTTGATAGAAGTAGAGAATGGTTATGCTCAGAATATAGAAGGCCAGTTTAGATTGACAGCTGTTTCACTGGAACCGGCTAGTCTGCTTGAATATTACTATATATCTTTTTTTGGAGCTGATGGAGTTACCTTAACACCTCTTAAGCGTCAGCTGCCTTCGGGTGTAGATCCTGAGGAATACTTTGAGATGATGCAGGAGGTTATGAAAGAAAGCCAGCTTAAGGCTCAGGCTGTAGCACTGCGTCAAGCAGGTTATGAACCTACAGTTACAGGAAAAGGAGCTAAGATTGTTGAGATATTAGAAGAAAGTAATGCTCGGGGGAAGTTAAAGCAGGATGATATAATTATTAAAGTAGATGATAAACAGGTTAATCTACTAACAGAAGTGGTTGATGAAATTAGAGCTAGAGAAATAGGGGAAGTAGTAAAGGTGACAGTTAAACGGGGCGAAAAAGAAATAGATTATAAGATCAAGACTAAGGAATTAGAAGAAACTCCAGGCCAGGCATCATTAGGAGTTTTAATTTCTTCTTATCAACGGTCATATGATTTTCCAGTTGAGATTAAGGTTGATGCGGGAGAGATCGGAGGGCCTTCAGCAGGCATGATGTTTACTCTGGAGATACTAAACCAGTTAACTGCGGCTGATTTAACCCACGGTTATGATATAGCTGGTACTGGAACGATCACCCTGGATGGTAAAGTAGGTGAAATTAGCGGTATCAAGCAGAAGATTTTAGCTGCAGAAAAAGAAGGAGTGGATATCTTTTTGGCCCCGGATAAGAATTATGAAGCAGCTAAAGAGACTGCTACTGAAGTAAAGGTTGTAGCTATTGAAGATATTCAAGCAGCAGTTCAATTTCTTAATTCTCTAGAATAA
- a CDS encoding nucleotidyltransferase — protein sequence MKVAGVITEYNPFHYGHKYHLEKSLKLTEANYSICVMSGNFVQRGEPAITNKWSRTEMALNAGIDLILELPVTYALRSAEYFAYGAVQLLNKTGVVDQLVFGSEIGEINPLLTVGKILAEEPAELSNLIQTELKKGLSFPEARAKAVVNYITQTNINLTPTEIQEIIGNPNNILGLEYIKALSRSKSSIQPLTIQRRGADYYQQNIETEIVSATAIRNRILSEDMNYNLTTKIPTYTNRIIKEELNQGKAPISLQNFNLAVLSILRRTSKTELAEFEDVTAGLENRIKDAALKTGSLLELINLIKTKRFTQTRIQRILLQLLLNLKQKDLHKFDNAGGPQYLRVLGFNQQGRKLLSAISDKGSLPLINRIASHYQSSYPPQSLKEEMLAAEIRATDLYSLAYDNEEYRRGGQDYRKPIILEN from the coding sequence ATGAAAGTAGCAGGAGTTATTACTGAATATAATCCTTTTCATTATGGACATAAATACCATCTCGAGAAATCGCTTAAATTAACTGAAGCCAATTACAGCATCTGTGTTATGAGCGGTAACTTCGTTCAGCGGGGAGAACCAGCAATTACTAATAAATGGAGTAGAACCGAAATGGCCCTCAATGCTGGCATAGATCTCATTCTAGAACTGCCGGTTACGTATGCTCTCCGTAGTGCTGAATACTTTGCTTATGGGGCAGTCCAGCTTTTAAATAAAACCGGAGTAGTAGATCAGTTAGTATTTGGCAGTGAAATAGGCGAAATTAACCCGCTATTAACTGTAGGAAAGATACTGGCTGAAGAGCCGGCTGAATTATCAAATTTGATCCAAACCGAATTAAAAAAGGGACTTTCCTTTCCTGAAGCCAGGGCCAAGGCAGTAGTTAATTACATTACTCAAACTAATATTAATCTCACACCAACTGAAATTCAAGAAATAATAGGTAATCCCAATAATATCTTAGGTCTAGAATATATAAAGGCGCTATCCAGAAGTAAAAGCTCTATTCAGCCATTAACTATTCAACGCCGGGGAGCAGATTACTACCAACAGAATATCGAAACCGAAATTGTAAGTGCTACTGCTATTCGAAACAGAATTCTATCTGAAGATATGAATTACAACTTAACTACTAAAATTCCTACATATACTAATAGAATTATTAAAGAAGAACTCAATCAGGGTAAGGCACCTATCTCCCTCCAGAACTTTAATTTAGCAGTATTAAGCATTCTACGTCGCACTTCTAAAACAGAACTGGCTGAATTTGAAGATGTCACAGCTGGATTAGAAAATAGAATCAAGGATGCTGCTCTTAAGACAGGATCACTGCTAGAATTGATTAATTTAATTAAGACCAAACGCTTTACTCAAACCCGAATTCAGCGAATTCTACTTCAGCTGTTATTGAATTTAAAACAGAAGGATTTACATAAATTTGATAATGCTGGAGGACCACAATACCTTAGAGTCTTAGGCTTTAATCAACAGGGCCGAAAATTATTATCTGCAATCAGCGATAAAGGTAGTCTACCTCTAATTAATCGAATAGCTAGCCACTACCAAAGCAGCTATCCTCCTCAATCGCTAAAAGAAGAGATGTTAGCAGCAGAAATTAGAGCAACTGATCTCTATTCTTTAGCCTATGATAATGAAGAATACCGCCGCGGCGGTCAAGACTACAGAAAACCTATTATTCTAGAGAATTAA